The genomic window AACGCATTAGGCCAACAATAAACCTCCTTCTTTTTTTTACTTTTACTTTAAACAATTTTATAAAAAATATTGAACATGTTTTTTTTAATATGTGTTCAAAATTCATTTTTTACATTTATCCTCACAATATAATACAATACACAATACCCGTATTCCGATCGTTTCATGATTTTGTATTAGAATCTAAAGGATCTTATTGTGGTTATCTAGAACCAACAATCTTAGAAAATGTTGACCTAATCCAATGGAGGTAGAACATAAGATAGTACCTATCATTAGATAATAATAAAAAAAGGTGGAACAGTAAGCAGTAATTGATTACCAAACAAAATAAGCCGATGTTTGACTAATTGTTGGTAAAGATGTTATAAAGCTCGCCGTTAGTATGATTGGCGTAATTCCATATTTCAGTATTAGTTTTCAATTGTCTAAAGGAGTCTTTAAGTTTGATATCTAGTTGATCATATAGTTTTTGACCAATTACAATGTGGTCGGCCTCCGCAAGAGACGTCATCTTGACTGCTACACTTATGGTGTATCCTATAAGATCCAAATGAGGCTTTTTTAATATTATTTTTTCAAATTCGTAAATGTCAATTCCATACTGCACAACAGCAACCTCCCCATAATCAATCCCTACTCTTACTTTCAGCTCGGGATAGTCATATTGATTCAAGATCGGATTGATCCCTTCTTTAATTACTTTGATCATGGTCAATGCACAACTAATCCCATTACTGAATTGAAGGGAGGAAAAACCATTGTTGGTTTCTGATTCTTCTCTCAAATTATTCACCTTGCTTATGTATTGTTCATCACTAGTTGTATCTTCTATAACAAAAAAAGCCAAAACTGCATCTCCAATATATTTTAAGACATAACCGCCGTACAATGAGATTATATTTGTCATTTCCTGTGCAAATGATCTGATTATGGTGGTCAATCGATCTATTGGTAAAGTTAAGGCCATTTTCGTAGAGCCAACTAAGTCAATATGCAGCATTACTAATCTCAATTTGGATTCTGCGTTCTGTTCCAAAATATTCTGGGTTTCTTTTGCTATGATGTTTAATTCAGGTTTTGCTTTGAGTGCATTCCATGTCCTGAATTGGGCTTCTTTTACGACTGAATTAACATCTATAATCGCATCAAGATAGAATTTATTCAAAAGGTAATTTGATAGATTATTGTTTGTATGTCCACTGTCCCTCTTACTCTCATTCTTGATAATATCTTTTATGATGTCTTCATTGATATCTAATTCAAGTGAAATTATTTCTGGTTCAATTCCTGAATTATACAAGTTTAGTATAGTCCTTCTTTGATCTGTAGCTTCAGGCAATTTATTCACCAATATATCATTCAATTTTTTTCATTAGATATAAAGATGATATCTTAATGACAAATCAATTTTCTCATTTTTGTTCTATCTGCTAAATCTATTTTCTATAACCATTCTTCAAAATTGCATACTTTCTCAATCTATATTCACTAATAAAATGAGATAATTTGAAAAGGATGTGAAGGATGGAGAGGAAGCAGCGAGTGTAATTGGAGTATATAAAACAATAATAGTGCGGTCTTACTTTGTCCCATTCTATATTATTATTAATTGATAGGATGATTCTCTTTTTAAGTAGGAAATTATTTCATATCGTATCCCTTGAAAATTTGTCTGTATTTAATATTTCCAGTCCTCTGAAACTCCATTCCACCAAGATCTGTTTTCTTTAATATCTTTTCCAATTTCCTCTTTTATTCTCATCTCTACCGAATAAAACATATTTTCCATCGCATCAGTTCCACCATCACTATACAATTCTGTTCCAATTTCCTCAATACGTTGCTTCTTTGTTTCTAAATCAGACGCGTTTGGGTTTTGTAAGTAGTGTGTGAACAAATCAATCAATTCTTCTTCTAAATATGCATCCAACCTTTTATTCCATGTTTTTCTAGTATTTTATTATTCTTTTCATAGCAATGAGCGTGGGTGTAAATTGTAAATAGTTTATGTACTATTTAGCATCCTTATCTATATTGTCATTATGACCTTATGTGCAATAATATATGTTGTTTGCAATCTATGTCTCTATTCAATCCAGAATGTTACCTGTGCATAATTTTGATCGGAATAGAAAAGCATAAAACTAAATCGTTTCTGTTTAATATTTCTTTACTACACGGTCAAGGCAAATGCATTTAGCTGAGGAACGTGACGCAGCATTTTGAAATGGAACGATCTTCAAATTGTTTTGTAGGCCTCTGTGATTTCTGTTTTAATACTTTGAATTTCTTGGGTATTACTAACTACGTATTCTTTTGCAGGCTCCTTCCTGCTCTTTCTAATCTCCATTACTAGATCATTGTTCCTAGGGTAAATATCTAGGAAATACCTAAATGTCAATGACTTTGCATAGACTATCCTATGAGGTCTGACTTCTTCAATTACGTTGTCTCCTAAAGATAAAACAAAGTCCCTGAAATTGACCAATAATATTTTTGTATCTTTACTTAAATTTACTAAATGAGTTTCAAATAAAATGTTCGATTTGTCTGTTTGAAATCCGAATTTGTTCATAAATAAATAATTTATAGCTTTTTAACCTATTTATTAGTTTAATGTTCTTTTAAATTTAAACGCGATGCATCCATAATTCTATAATGAAGTTGCTTTGAAGAAAAATTTCCCATCCTTGTAATCAATTTACAAATTCTAAAAAAGCTAGAATATTAGAGTATTGCAATCAGTTAGCAAACCTAATATATTTTTTCTGGAATATTAACGATATGAATAAAACAAATATTCAAACCCAAATAGAAACATAAAACATCATCTTGTTATAGTATCAATTGCAATAGTGGTCGCATTGGCCTTAATTGCAAGCCCAATTGTAGCCGTGGATGACGCCTTTGCAACTAGAAAGAAAAAAAGTAATAAGGCCCAGCAATCAATAGATCGATCTCAATCATCTAGCCAAAACGCTCTTTGTGTTCCTGGTGGCATTACATTTGTATCTTGCAACAATCTTAGATTCCAGAACCAAAAGAACAGCGGAAACAACGCATTAGCACAACAATCTGAAGAGGGCAAGGGTGGAAACTCTTCTGAACAAAGTATAAGCCAATCTCAATCTTCTAGCCAAAATAGTCAGGTTGTATCAGGTGGAGATACTATTGGCTCTGGTAACAACATTAATCTTCAAAGCCAAGAAAATACAGGAAACAACGCATTAGCACAAGGGTAAATCTTCTTTTTGAAATTGCATGTATTAATTACTCATTTCTTTCCCATCTTGATAAGTCTCAATAAATCATAAATTAGTTATCACATTGTCTTCATTACCTCCATTTTTTTCTCGGTCGATTTCCTATCCTAAACCATTAGTTGACTTTGACATGACTTACCTTAATTTTTAAGGCTGGAATTATAGCCTCATCGCCCTCTCAATTATTCATTATAAGACATTCATTTATGATTTCTCTCAGGCGCTCCAATCCAATGGGCTTACAAATCAACCCATCTATTTTTGAAGTAGGGTCAAGATTTCGGTTAATTTCGTCTTGTGTGATATTATAAGCAGATATTAAGATAATCTTTATTTCAGGCCTGATGGCTTTTACCTTGTTTATCAATTCATATCCATTCATGCTTGGCATGCGCATGTCTGTCAATAACAAACTATACTTTTCTGAATTCTCTATAAATTCCTTAAATGCCAGGTCTGGGCTATCAAACGTAAAGATTTCCATTCCTGTTAATTCTAGAGCTTTTTTGTATACAAACAACAAATCCGTTTCATCATCTACAATCATAAGGCGATTCTGATTGTTATTAGAGGAAGTGTTCTTTGTTTGGTCAGACAATACTGAATCTAGTCGCAATTGCTATAAAAGTTTTTAAATTCGATTCCATATGAGGAAACATAATAAATAAATTAATTATTAATTTCATTAAAAAATCTGTCCGTACGGCTTGATACATTTACATCCCTTTGTTCTATATTAAATCAGGCCAGGCCGAGTTTGTCAAGTGTCTATAACCGAAATTTCTCCCAAGCTGTTTTTGCTAAATAGGTCATAGTTTTGATCATAAATTCCTATATTTAACAAAAATTTAATTTTTTCTGGAGGTTTATCCTGTATGATTCACATGATAAATATGCTCAATCAATCACTTTGCAACAGTAGAATTAAGATAAATCTTATTATTTGGAGCCCTTAAGGGGCTCTAATCATGTTTGCTAAATAAGCACCCATGAGAGAACTTGATATCAATATAACCTTAACATATTTATGAATTATGATGAATAGTTACTTCAACTTCCAAAGGATAATTTCTTTTCTTTTAATCATTTTGACATGTTGGACCGAGATAAATTTTAAGAAGATAACTAATTGAAGAGGGATTCCTAAGGATATAGAATTTTTCCACATTACCATAATTTCCTTGATAATTTATCAAGGCGTCCATCCTAAATCGTAGCAATAATAAACCCCGATAGTTCATACTAGTACATAGTTACCTTTAATGATAGTCAGAGTTTATTTTTATAAAGAAACTAATCCTGAAATCATGCTTAGCTCAAGCAAATTAAGTCGACAAGCCCTCTCTACAATATATGAATTGGTATGGGAAGTAGAATTTAAGAATATTCTTAACCCGGGGAGAGTTTGGATAAAGTTCGTGGAAGAAGTAAATCCATTTGGGATTCCTCTAAAATACAAACGACATCATTCCAAGATAACTATGGGCGATATCATTCAGATCTCTGAAGATTTTTACATTGTATTTGATGTTGGTGTAAAAAAAATCACCATGATTGATCGGTTCTAATTTTATATTTTTGTAATGTTGTTTCGCTTAAAAGCCTTGTCGAAGGAATTTGAATTATGCTTAGATAATCCATTATGCTCTACTCTTCACATGCTTTTCTCATTCCAGAATCTCAATCGCCTAAAATGAGTGGTATCTCCGGTTAGATAGTGAGGGGTTATTAAATTTTTCAATCATGATACATATCTTCCATACATTGAAGATCTCGAGGGAGTTGGGTAAAAGTAGGGTAAAAGTAGTGATAATATTCAAATAGATTAAAGTCTGCTGCTACCACAAATCCAAAATTAAAAATATTCTCAAATAGAACTATCAACATAATATGCTTACTTCGATAAGAAAAATAATTAACTATCCTGCCTTTAATCATTTCATAACTTTAGTAATCTTATTGCAAGCCGCAGTTTTAGTATTAGAAACAATTCCAGTTTTTAATGACTATTATTCAATATTTGAATTTATTAGTTCTATAGTATTGGTTGTTTACATAGTCGAAGCTGCCTTAAAAATTACCGCCTCATACCCTCACTTCTCAACTTATTTCAAGAATGGTTGGAATATTTTAGATTTTTCAATCATTGTACTCTCTCTGCTACCTCTTAGCGGAGGATACACAACCATCGCTCGTTTAATAAGACTCTTGCGAGTTACAAGGCTGACCAACCGATCTAAGGAAATGTCTGTCGTCATAATGACAATTATGAAATCAATCCCTAGTATGGTAAATATCTTTTTACTTTTAGCCCTACTCTTTTTTATGTATGGTATTGCTGGATATCATTTATTTAGTGATATAGACCCAGTTCATTGGGGCTCCTTACCCAAATCAGTTTTGACTTTATTCGAAATATTAACTCTGGAGGGATGGATCGAAGTTATGGCCCCCGCCACTCATGTAAATCCCCTATACGGGATTTTCTTTATTAGTTTCATAGTGATAGGAACGTTTATAGTTATTAATATTTTTGTAGCCGTAATCGTAAGAAAATCTGAGGAAGCGTACAAACAATTGGAAATGAATATAGGTAATCCTGTTACCCAGAAGGAAATATTATTTGAAATGAAGGAAATAAGGAAGAAAATTGAGGATTTGGAATCCAGACTCTCAACCTTGTTTTTGGACTAGTAGAATTGGAAGTACTGATACCACTCCTACTAGCAGTGTTTATATTATCTAGTACTTTTTTTATACTCTAATTCAAATCTCAATTTCTTTTCTATCATGAACCTTTCATTTCCGTTCTAATAAGGTCCATAATAAATCAAATTTATGGCCTAAAGTGATTAAACCCTAATTACTTTTTCATTGATAGATGATGGATTGCAAAAGTTTTCTGAGGATTTTTTATAGTACTTGATATTCAATAAAAAGCTAGTAAGGAATAATTTATTTGAATTTTGATTAGTTTGTTAGATGTTTTGTTTAAAGGAATGGTAAAAAAAAGAAGGAGGTTTATTGTTGGCCTAAGGCTAAATTGCCTTCGTTATTCTGGAATAATAAACCTACATTGTTGCATGATGCTAATGTGAATTCTCCAGAAACACATTGTGCGTTTTGTTCATTTACTTGTCCTTGCTCAATTTCTTGCTCTGCATCATTGTGTTTCTTGTTTTTTCCGCCTGCATATGCCAAGTTATCACCAAGGGCTACGACTGAACCAATTAAGGCTGCTGCAATAAACATTGCAAATATTCCGACTTTATAGTTTTTTGTTATGTTACTCATTATTATCTAAATATATACCTGAATTTTAATATATCATAGTTTTGATACTCGTTACTGTATTATTTCTATGTATGTATTTGCTCTTAAT from Candidatus Nitrosocosmicus arcticus includes these protein-coding regions:
- a CDS encoding response regulator; protein product: MSDQTKNTSSNNNQNRLMIVDDETDLLFVYKKALELTGMEIFTFDSPDLAFKEFIENSEKYSLLLTDMRMPSMNGYELINKVKAIRPEIKIILISAYNITQDEINRNLDPTSKIDGLICKPIGLERLREIINECLIMNN
- a CDS encoding ion transporter, with product MLTSIRKIINYPAFNHFITLVILLQAAVLVLETIPVFNDYYSIFEFISSIVLVVYIVEAALKITASYPHFSTYFKNGWNILDFSIIVLSLLPLSGGYTTIARLIRLLRVTRLTNRSKEMSVVIMTIMKSIPSMVNIFLLLALLFFMYGIAGYHLFSDIDPVHWGSLPKSVLTLFEILTLEGWIEVMAPATHVNPLYGIFFISFIVIGTFIVINIFVAVIVRKSEEAYKQLEMNIGNPVTQKEILFEMKEIRKKIEDLESRLSTLFLD
- a CDS encoding adenylate/guanylate cyclase domain-containing protein, translating into MNKLPEATDQRRTILNLYNSGIEPEIISLELDINEDIIKDIIKNESKRDSGHTNNNLSNYLLNKFYLDAIIDVNSVVKEAQFRTWNALKAKPELNIIAKETQNILEQNAESKLRLVMLHIDLVGSTKMALTLPIDRLTTIIRSFAQEMTNIISLYGGYVLKYIGDAVLAFFVIEDTTSDEQYISKVNNLREESETNNGFSSLQFSNGISCALTMIKVIKEGINPILNQYDYPELKVRVGIDYGEVAVVQYGIDIYEFEKIILKKPHLDLIGYTISVAVKMTSLAEADHIVIGQKLYDQLDIKLKDSFRQLKTNTEIWNYANHTNGELYNIFTNN